A DNA window from Coffea arabica cultivar ET-39 chromosome 6c, Coffea Arabica ET-39 HiFi, whole genome shotgun sequence contains the following coding sequences:
- the LOC113691449 gene encoding aquaporin SIP1-1: MGVIKAAIADGLLTFMWVFCASSLGVLTSLIAAALGVAKTQWLTSLFITTVLVFVFLFVFSIIGDALGGATFNPTATAAFHAVGLGGSNSLFSAALRFPAQAAGAVGGALAIKEFMPVQYKHMLGGPSLKVDLHTGAIAEGVLTFTITFLVLLIVLRGPSSPLLKNWLLSMSTVALVVAGSSYTGPSMNPANAFGWAYINNRHNTWEQFYVYWICPFAGAILAAWVFKALFPPPTKEKKT, from the exons ATGGGTGTGATAAAGGCAGCAATTGCTGATGGGCTGTTGACTTTCATGTGGGTTTTTTGTGCTTCATCTTTGGGAGTACTAACTTCCTTGATTGCTGCTGCTCTTGGGGTGGCTAAGACCCAGTGGTTAACTTCTCTGTTCATCACCACGgtgcttgtttttgttttcttgttcgTTTTTTCAATCATTGGTGATGCCCTCGGTGGAGCCACCTTCAACCCCACCGCCACCGCCGCCTTTCATGCCGTCGGTCTTGGTGGCTCCAACTCTCTTTTCTCCGCCGCCCTCCGTTTCCCTGCCCAG GCAGCTGGTGCAGTGGGTGGTGCTCTTGCTATTAAGGAGTTTATGCCGGTGCAGTATAAACACATGCTGGGAGGACCTTCTTTGAAGGTTGACTTGCATACCGGTGCTATTGCTGAAGGTGTTTTGACGTTTACAATCACCTTTCTTGTACTCTTAATCGTCCTGAGGGGACCTAGTAGCCCACTTTTAAAAAATTGGTTGCTCTCCATGTCAACTGTTGCATTAGTGGTTGCAGGTTCTAGCTACACTGGCCCCTCCATGAATCCTGCCAAT GCATTTGGGTGGGCGTATATAAATAACAGGCACAACACCTGGGAGCAGTTCTATGTCTATTGGATTTGCCCCTTTGCTGGGGCAATATTGGCTGCTTGGGTTTTCAAAGCTCTTTTTCCACCTCccacaaaggaaaagaaaacttaA
- the LOC113693491 gene encoding uncharacterized protein, with protein sequence MSLPRNIRQVQRLNGRLTALNRFLSQSAEKALPFFKVLKKADQFAWTEECQSAFDKLKQYLHHLPTLASPRPEEKLYLYLSAADETVSAVLIRDEGTQVPVYYVSRALRGPETRYTQVEKLVLGLVHATRRLKPYFLAHPISVRTDQPIRQILVRPETSGRLTKWAVELGEYDLSYEPRTAIKAQALADFLAELTFTEGPESTSASAEVSTPPPWTLYVDGSSNGDGCRAGLLLEGPQGEVCSYALRFGFPATNNEVEYETLIAGFQLTRRLGAQQIHVRNDSQLVVRQVLGEYKTKKETMQRYLSKVHQLTAYFESFEIQRIPRSQNKRTDALSRLASTSFSDLNKTVLVEVLNESGYMEEVAYPVYSEDTWMTPFILFLGQGTLPEDRAEARKIQRKAVRYALRDGELYKRSYLGPWLRCVTPRQDAMSSTRSTKACVELTLATEY encoded by the coding sequence ATGTCCCTACCTCGGAACATCCGACAAGTCCAAAGGCTGAATGGACGCCTGACCGCGCTGAACCGCTTCCTGTCCCAATCAGCTGAGAAGGCTCTGCCCTTCTTTAAGGTGCTCAAGAAGGCTGATCAATTTGCCTGGACGGAAGAGTGCCAGTCTGCTTTCGACAAGTTGAAGCAATACCTCCATCACTTACCCACTCTCGCTTCACCTCGGCCCGAGGAGAAgctctacctctacctctcCGCAGCCGACGAGACTGTCAGCGCTGTGCTTATCCGAGATGAGGGCACTCAAGTGCCAGTCTACTATGTCAGCCGAGCTCTCCGCGGGCCAGAGACTCGGTACACCCAAGTGGAGAAACTCGTACTAGGACTGGTCCACGCAACCCGGCGGCTGAAGCCTTACTTCCTGGCTCATCCCATCTCCGTCAGGACCGACCAGCCCATCCGGCAGATATTGGTGCGTCCCGAGACTTCTGGTCGCCTCACCAAATGGGCTGTCGAATTGGGAGAGTATGACTTGTCATATGAGCCCCGCACTGCCATAAAAGCACAAGCCTTAGCCGACTTCCTCGCCGAGCTGACCTTCACGGAAGGTCCAGAGTCCACCTCCGCCAGTGCCGAGGTGTCCACCCCACCCCCATGGACATTGTATGTCGATGGATCCTCTAATGGAGATGGCTGCAGAGCCGGACTGCTCCTGGAAGGACCTCAGGGAGAGGTGTGCTCGTACGCCCTCCGCTTTGGCTTCCCGGCCACCAATAATGAAGTCGAGTACGAGACTCTGATCGCTGGATTCCAGCTAACCCGTAGACTCGGAGCCCAACAGATCCATGTCCGCAATGACTCCCAACTAGTAGTACGCCAGGTTCTTGGTGAATACAAAACCAAGAAAGAGACCATGCAACGGTATCTCTCCAAAGTTCATCAACTTACCGCGTACTTCGAGTCCTTCGAAATCCAAAGGATACCCCGGTCCCAGAATAAGCGGACCGACGCCTTATCCCGGCTGGCTTCCACATCATTCTCTGACCTCAACAAAACAGTTTTAGTGGAAGTCCTGAATGAATCGGGATACATGGAGGAGGTGGCCTACCCTGTGTACTCTGAAGATACTTGGATGACCCCGTTCATCCTCTTCTTGGGTCAGGGAACCCTTCCCGAAGACCGAGCCGAGGCGAGGAAGATACAACGCAAGGCTGTTCGGTATGCTCTCCGCGATGGAGAACTGTATAAGCGCTCCTACCTCGGCCCGTGGCTGAGGTGTGTCACCCCGAGGCAGGACGCCATGTCCTCCACGAGATCCACGAAGGCCTGTGTGGAGCTCACGTTGGCCACAGAATACTAG